The Celeribacter marinus genome window below encodes:
- the purE gene encoding 5-(carboxyamino)imidazole ribonucleotide mutase, with translation MSVKVGIIMGSQSDWPTMKKAADILDELGVAYETKIVSAHRTPDRLWTYGKEATGRGLKVIIAGAGGAAHLPGMMASKTRVPVVGVPIQTRALSGVDSLYSIVQMPKGFPVATMAIGEAGAANAGLMAAGILATFDDALGERLDAWRAALAASIPDAPVDE, from the coding sequence GTGAGCGTCAAAGTCGGCATCATCATGGGCAGCCAATCTGATTGGCCAACCATGAAAAAAGCAGCGGATATTCTCGATGAATTGGGTGTGGCGTATGAGACAAAAATTGTCTCCGCCCATCGCACACCAGACCGTCTATGGACCTACGGCAAAGAGGCCACAGGGCGCGGGCTTAAGGTGATCATTGCAGGCGCAGGTGGCGCGGCACATTTACCCGGAATGATGGCGTCGAAAACGCGCGTTCCCGTTGTGGGCGTCCCAATCCAAACCCGCGCGCTGTCTGGCGTAGACAGCCTATATTCCATCGTCCAGATGCCCAAGGGGTTTCCCGTGGCGACAATGGCGATCGGTGAGGCGGGTGCCGCCAATGCGGGTCTGATGGCCGCGGGCATTCTCGCCACATTCGATGACGCGCTCGGCGAGCGCCTTGACGCATGGCGCGCGGCTCTTGCTGCCTCCATCCCTGACGCCCCCGTAGACGAGTAA
- the pgeF gene encoding peptidoglycan editing factor PgeF, with protein sequence MSLEIIRSDLLEGVEHGFFTRKGGASSGVFEGLNCGFGSSDQNDIVAINRARVAAAMDVTPDALCSVFQIHSADVVSVSGPQTGSAPKADALVTATKGLALVILTADCQPVLFADRDNGVIGAAHAGWRGALDGILDRTVAAMVDLGAKRERITAVIGPCISQRAYEVGPEFFDTFITAGDENARFFANGEDDRYLFDLPAFGLHKLREAGVGAHEWTRHCTYHDPKRFYSYRRCVHRKEADYGRLLSTIRL encoded by the coding sequence ATGAGCCTAGAGATCATTCGATCAGACCTCCTTGAGGGTGTTGAACACGGGTTTTTCACCCGCAAAGGTGGCGCATCCTCTGGTGTGTTCGAGGGGTTGAATTGCGGCTTTGGCTCATCCGATCAAAACGACATCGTGGCAATCAACCGCGCGCGCGTGGCGGCGGCGATGGATGTCACGCCCGACGCCCTATGCTCCGTTTTTCAGATCCATTCGGCGGATGTTGTCAGCGTGAGCGGCCCACAAACGGGTAGCGCACCGAAAGCAGACGCTCTTGTCACCGCGACCAAAGGCCTTGCCCTTGTGATCCTCACCGCCGATTGCCAGCCCGTTTTGTTTGCCGACCGTGACAACGGCGTGATCGGCGCGGCACATGCGGGATGGCGCGGCGCCTTGGACGGCATATTGGACCGTACGGTCGCGGCCATGGTCGATTTGGGTGCCAAGCGCGAGCGCATCACGGCCGTTATCGGCCCATGCATCTCGCAGCGCGCCTACGAAGTCGGGCCCGAGTTTTTCGATACTTTCATCACGGCTGGCGACGAGAACGCACGGTTCTTTGCCAATGGCGAAGATGATCGCTACCTGTTCGACCTTCCGGCATTTGGATTGCACAAACTTCGCGAGGCCGGTGTGGGGGCGCATGAATGGACGCGCCATTGTACCTATCACGACCCCAAGCGATTCTATTCGTATCGCCGCTGCGTCCACCGCAAAGAGGCCGACTACGGGCGCTTGCTTTCGACTATTCGGTTGTAA
- a CDS encoding YdcH family protein has product MNMSSRMEHIEVLRVEMEVLKREHRDLDEAIHAMQTQGHLDALRLQRLKKHKLALKDQIAALYDRINPDIIA; this is encoded by the coding sequence ATGAACATGTCCTCCCGAATGGAACACATCGAAGTCCTACGTGTAGAGATGGAGGTGCTCAAACGCGAACACCGCGATCTCGATGAGGCGATCCATGCCATGCAAACACAGGGCCATTTGGATGCTCTTCGGCTGCAACGCCTCAAAAAACACAAACTGGCGCTCAAAGACCAGATTGCAGCGCTCTATGATCGCATCAACCCCGACATCATTGCATAA
- a CDS encoding Lrp/AsnC family transcriptional regulator — MPAHKLDEIDRKILAELQADGRMTNVELAKRVGISAPPCLRRVRTLEEGGYIKGYHAVVDARALSFEVQVFAMVGLQSQAEVDLVRFEDKCREWPLVRECHMLNGEVDFILKCIAPDLSTFQSFLTGELLSTPNVESVKTSLVIRGAKSEPGVPFDVLEARLAQKA, encoded by the coding sequence ATGCCCGCCCATAAGCTCGATGAGATTGATCGCAAAATCCTTGCGGAACTGCAAGCGGACGGGCGCATGACCAACGTCGAGTTGGCAAAACGCGTTGGCATATCCGCGCCACCATGCTTGCGCCGTGTGCGCACGCTCGAAGAGGGCGGATATATCAAAGGCTATCATGCCGTTGTGGACGCACGCGCACTGTCGTTCGAGGTGCAGGTGTTCGCGATGGTCGGGTTGCAAAGCCAAGCCGAGGTGGATTTAGTCCGTTTTGAGGATAAGTGCCGCGAATGGCCGCTTGTGCGCGAATGTCATATGCTCAATGGCGAGGTGGATTTCATCCTCAAATGTATCGCGCCCGATCTGTCGACCTTCCAAAGCTTTTTGACCGGTGAATTGTTGTCGACGCCAAATGTGGAAAGCGTCAAAACCTCACTCGTGATCCGTGGGGCCAAATCCGAGCCGGGTGTTCCGTTCGATGTCCTTGAGGCGCGTTTGGCACAAAAAGCCTGA
- a CDS encoding class I SAM-dependent methyltransferase — protein sequence MTQLADILARRIAKTGPMSLMEFMAECLLHPQHGYYTTRDPFGTGGDFITAPEISQMFGELLGLCLAQSWMDQGCPTPFTLAEIGPGRGTLMADVLRATKAVPNMHAAMQVHLIEASPTLRAVQRDTLTGVDVTWIDEAASLPAHPLWLVANEFFDALPIRQFTRDAQGWRETQVALAGEALTLGLSSPAPIAALDHRLADTKTGDVVEICPAAHPIVTEIAARITTNGGAAIFIDYGDWRSLGDTFQALKAHKSVDPLAQPGLADLTAHVDFEALARAAQTVGAAVSGMVSQGELLGRLGIAHRAHSLAQNLADDALTAHIKAFERLTSPSEMGTLFKAIAIAPTPSLLPPGFAQ from the coding sequence ATGACGCAGCTGGCGGACATCCTCGCACGGCGCATCGCCAAAACGGGACCGATGTCATTGATGGAGTTTATGGCGGAGTGTTTGCTTCACCCGCAGCACGGTTATTACACCACCCGCGATCCCTTTGGCACCGGCGGGGATTTTATCACTGCCCCCGAAATCAGCCAAATGTTTGGTGAACTGTTGGGGCTATGTTTGGCCCAATCATGGATGGATCAAGGATGCCCGACACCGTTTACCTTGGCAGAAATCGGGCCAGGGCGCGGAACGTTGATGGCGGATGTGCTACGCGCCACCAAAGCCGTTCCAAATATGCATGCCGCGATGCAGGTGCATCTTATTGAGGCATCCCCGACCCTTAGGGCCGTGCAGCGCGACACGCTGACAGGGGTTGATGTGACTTGGATCGATGAGGCGGCATCCCTGCCCGCGCACCCCCTTTGGCTTGTGGCCAACGAGTTTTTTGACGCCTTGCCGATCCGCCAGTTTACTCGCGACGCACAAGGATGGCGTGAGACACAGGTTGCACTCGCGGGTGAGGCGCTAACGCTTGGCCTGTCATCACCCGCCCCTATTGCGGCGCTCGATCACAGATTGGCGGATACCAAAACGGGCGATGTGGTCGAGATATGCCCCGCAGCCCATCCTATTGTGACTGAAATTGCCGCACGCATCACCACGAACGGCGGTGCAGCGATTTTCATCGATTACGGCGACTGGCGCTCCTTGGGCGATACATTTCAGGCGTTGAAGGCGCACAAAAGCGTTGATCCCCTTGCGCAGCCCGGGCTGGCCGATCTCACCGCACATGTGGATTTCGAGGCCCTTGCACGCGCGGCGCAAACCGTGGGCGCGGCTGTGTCAGGAATGGTGTCCCAAGGGGAATTGCTTGGGCGGCTTGGCATCGCACACCGCGCTCACTCATTGGCGCAGAACCTCGCGGATGACGCCCTCACCGCGCATATCAAAGCATTTGAGCGGTTGACCTCGCCCTCAGAAATGGGAACCCTGTTCAAAGCCATCGCGATTGCACCCACGCCCTCCCTCTTACCACCAGGATTTGCACAATGA
- the lgt gene encoding prolipoprotein diacylglyceryl transferase has product MPAVLNFPDVSPVLFEISIGAFHFALHWYALAYIAGIIVGWWLVTRALAAARLWPRDTAPMSRETVDDLLTWLILGVIVGGRLGYVLFYKPGYYLANVIEIPMIWQGGMSFHGGFLGVVVAAFIYAGRHNIDRLSLADTLAMATPVGLMLGRMANFVNAELWGRPSTAPWAVIFPGDEAQACENVGTLCARHPSQLYEAGLEGLILGSLILLLVWRFDALKRRGLIAGLFFAGYGLSRFVVEFFRQADAQFITPENPMGTVVLHMSMGQLLSLPMIGFGLLLMVRARRA; this is encoded by the coding sequence ATGCCCGCCGTTCTCAATTTTCCCGATGTCTCGCCCGTCTTGTTCGAGATTAGCATCGGGGCGTTTCATTTCGCCCTCCATTGGTATGCTCTCGCGTATATCGCGGGGATCATTGTGGGATGGTGGCTTGTCACCCGCGCACTGGCCGCCGCGCGGTTGTGGCCACGCGACACCGCGCCGATGAGCCGCGAGACTGTTGATGACCTGCTCACATGGCTCATTCTGGGCGTCATTGTGGGCGGGCGACTGGGCTATGTGCTTTTTTACAAGCCGGGTTATTATCTGGCCAATGTGATTGAAATCCCGATGATCTGGCAGGGTGGCATGTCGTTTCACGGCGGCTTTTTGGGAGTTGTCGTGGCCGCGTTCATCTACGCAGGGCGTCACAACATTGATCGGTTGAGCTTGGCTGATACGCTGGCTATGGCCACGCCTGTCGGCTTAATGCTCGGGCGTATGGCCAATTTTGTAAATGCCGAACTATGGGGGCGTCCATCCACCGCCCCGTGGGCCGTTATTTTCCCGGGCGATGAGGCACAGGCATGCGAAAATGTCGGCACATTGTGCGCCCGTCATCCCTCACAGCTCTACGAAGCGGGCCTTGAGGGCTTAATTCTTGGATCACTGATTTTGCTACTCGTGTGGCGGTTCGATGCGCTCAAGCGGCGCGGCTTGATTGCGGGTCTGTTCTTTGCGGGCTACGGCCTATCGCGCTTTGTCGTCGAGTTCTTTCGACAAGCGGATGCGCAATTCATTACGCCCGAAAACCCGATGGGCACTGTGGTGCTTCACATGTCGATGGGACAACTTTTGTCGCTGCCGATGATCGGGTTTGGCCTTTTGCTTATGGTGAGGGCGCGCCGCGCATGA
- a CDS encoding NUDIX domain-containing protein, which yields MASSPRLAARALLVRDDRLLLVNAYPNHHLGLWCAPGGGVERGQSVPDNLIREVHEETGLAVTVGPLALINEFHDPDSGFHQVDLFFRCTLVSGELDDAWRDVAHVVSQRGWFTRDDMDAMTVKPSSLAQVAFTHVDTPFYDPLEIILK from the coding sequence ATGGCAAGCTCCCCTCGCCTCGCAGCGCGTGCATTATTGGTTCGTGACGATCGTCTTTTGTTGGTGAACGCCTACCCAAATCATCATTTGGGACTTTGGTGTGCACCGGGCGGCGGCGTGGAGCGCGGGCAATCTGTTCCTGATAATCTGATCCGTGAAGTTCATGAGGAGACAGGATTGGCCGTCACTGTCGGACCGCTTGCCCTGATAAACGAATTTCACGATCCCGATAGCGGGTTTCACCAAGTTGATTTGTTCTTTCGCTGTACGCTGGTATCGGGGGAGCTTGATGATGCATGGCGCGATGTTGCGCATGTGGTGTCACAACGCGGGTGGTTCACGCGCGACGATATGGACGCGATGACCGTCAAACCGTCAAGCTTGGCACAGGTCGCTTTTACCCACGTCGACACACCCTTTTATGACCCTCTT
- a CDS encoding bifunctional sulfate adenylyltransferase/adenylylsulfate kinase has translation MYQNLAPIPELFVSYESAQKLKVEAADLISWDLSPRQICDLELLMNGGFAPLKGFLSEADYDGVVDNMRTTDGTLWPMPITLDVSEAFAEGLKEGQDIALRDQEGVILATMTVTDNWVPNKAKEAEKVFGADDEAHPAVNYLHNTAGKVYLGGPITGLQQPVHYDFRGSRDTPNELRAYFRKLGWRRVVAFQTRNPLHRAHQELTFRAAKEAQANLLIHPVVGMTKPGDVDHFTRVRCYEAVLDKYPAATTTMSLLPLAMRMAGPREAVWHGLIRANYGCTHFIVGRDHAGPGANSAGEDFYGPYDAQDLFREHQEEMGIEMVDFKHMVYVQERAQYEPNDEIEDRENVTILNISGTELRRRLSEGLEIPEWFSFPEVVKELRKTKPPRSKQGFTVFFTGFSGSGKSTIANALMVKLMEMGGRPVTLLDGDIVRKNLSSELGFSKEHRDLNIRRIGYVASEITKNAGIAICAPIAPYATTRRAVREDVEQFGAFVEVHVATDIEECEKRDRKGLYKLAREGKIKEFTGISDPYDIPANPELRVETIGHDVDNCAHQVILKLESLGLISAH, from the coding sequence ATGTACCAAAACCTTGCCCCCATCCCCGAACTTTTTGTGTCCTATGAAAGCGCGCAAAAGCTCAAAGTCGAAGCCGCCGATCTGATCAGTTGGGATCTGAGCCCGCGTCAAATCTGCGACCTAGAGTTGTTGATGAACGGCGGGTTTGCGCCACTCAAGGGTTTTTTGAGCGAAGCTGACTATGATGGTGTGGTCGACAACATGCGCACCACCGATGGCACGCTATGGCCGATGCCCATCACGCTCGATGTGTCCGAGGCTTTTGCCGAAGGGTTGAAAGAGGGGCAAGATATTGCGCTGCGCGACCAAGAGGGCGTCATTCTCGCCACTATGACCGTTACAGACAATTGGGTGCCGAACAAAGCCAAAGAAGCCGAAAAGGTGTTTGGCGCGGATGACGAGGCGCACCCTGCGGTCAACTACCTGCACAACACGGCGGGCAAGGTCTACCTTGGTGGGCCGATTACGGGCCTGCAACAACCTGTCCACTATGATTTTCGCGGCTCACGCGACACACCGAACGAATTGCGCGCCTATTTTCGCAAACTCGGCTGGCGTCGCGTTGTGGCATTCCAAACCCGCAACCCGCTGCACCGTGCTCACCAAGAATTGACATTCCGCGCCGCGAAAGAGGCGCAGGCCAACTTGTTGATCCACCCTGTTGTGGGCATGACCAAACCGGGGGATGTAGATCACTTCACTCGCGTGCGGTGCTACGAGGCGGTCCTCGACAAATATCCTGCGGCCACCACCACAATGTCTTTGTTGCCGCTCGCTATGCGTATGGCGGGTCCACGTGAAGCGGTTTGGCACGGTTTGATCCGCGCCAACTACGGCTGCACCCACTTTATCGTCGGTCGCGACCACGCAGGCCCGGGTGCCAACTCGGCCGGTGAAGATTTCTATGGCCCCTATGATGCACAGGACTTGTTCCGCGAGCACCAAGAGGAAATGGGCATCGAGATGGTCGATTTCAAACACATGGTCTATGTGCAAGAGCGCGCCCAGTATGAGCCAAATGACGAGATCGAAGACCGTGAAAACGTGACAATCTTGAACATATCCGGCACCGAATTGCGCCGCCGTTTGTCTGAGGGTCTGGAAATTCCGGAATGGTTTTCGTTCCCAGAAGTCGTAAAGGAACTGCGCAAGACCAAGCCGCCACGCTCCAAACAAGGCTTTACGGTGTTCTTCACCGGCTTTTCCGGCTCCGGCAAATCAACCATCGCCAACGCATTGATGGTCAAGCTGATGGAAATGGGCGGGCGCCCTGTTACGCTGCTTGATGGTGATATCGTGCGTAAAAACCTATCGTCCGAGCTTGGCTTTTCCAAAGAGCATCGTGATCTCAACATCCGCCGTATTGGCTATGTCGCCTCCGAGATCACAAAGAACGCAGGCATCGCTATTTGTGCGCCCATTGCGCCCTATGCCACGACGCGCCGCGCAGTGCGCGAAGACGTCGAACAGTTCGGAGCCTTTGTCGAAGTTCACGTCGCAACGGATATCGAAGAGTGCGAGAAACGCGACCGCAAAGGTCTCTACAAACTCGCGCGCGAAGGTAAGATCAAGGAATTCACAGGGATTTCAGACCCCTATGATATTCCCGCAAATCCCGAGCTGCGCGTTGAGACCATCGGCCACGATGTCGATAACTGCGCGCATCAAGTGATTTTGAAACTTGAAAGCCTCGGCCTGATTTCCGCGCACTAA
- a CDS encoding DUF1150 family protein, with protein sequence MKTSYPNIFGDGGKIVYVREVAVSELPDDVREHVDGLEHLFSVHDADGQRLALVANKPLAFALAREHDYAPVSVH encoded by the coding sequence ATGAAAACATCCTATCCCAACATCTTTGGAGATGGCGGAAAAATCGTTTATGTGCGCGAAGTTGCCGTTAGCGAGTTGCCCGATGATGTCCGCGAACACGTGGACGGGCTTGAACACTTGTTCTCGGTCCATGACGCGGATGGTCAACGCCTTGCGCTTGTGGCCAATAAGCCTCTGGCCTTCGCGCTGGCGCGTGAGCACGATTATGCGCCTGTGAGCGTTCACTAG
- a CDS encoding accessory factor UbiK family protein produces the protein MQTRNKILDDISQLMTNAMGVAQGAKDEADTALKGLVDRWLADRDFVTRDEFDATRAMAQKAREENEELKKRLDALERKKTVTKTTKK, from the coding sequence ATGCAGACGCGCAACAAAATTCTCGACGACATCTCGCAATTGATGACCAACGCCATGGGCGTGGCTCAAGGGGCGAAAGACGAGGCAGATACTGCCTTGAAAGGCCTTGTAGATCGCTGGTTGGCGGACCGCGATTTTGTCACGCGCGACGAATTCGACGCGACACGCGCGATGGCGCAAAAAGCGCGTGAAGAGAACGAAGAGTTGAAAAAACGTCTCGATGCTCTGGAGCGTAAAAAAACCGTGACAAAGACGACTAAGAAATAG
- a CDS encoding 5-(carboxyamino)imidazole ribonucleotide synthase has product MTNVLPTGATIGILGGGQLGRMLSVAASRLGFKTCIFEPNGDCPASHVANYHFKASYDDEAALKSFAAAVDVVTYEFENVPTSALDLIESIVPIRPNRRTLAVSQDRMSEKAFLSELGLMVAPYGAVEDAESLAAAIAQVGTPAILKTRRFGYDGKGQSRLMSPNDATQALADMAGADAVLEGFVDFSHEISVIAARGQAGDISCYDPGENVHLNGILHTTTVPARLTPAQRTDAVLIAAKILNALDYVGVMGVELFVTKEGLIVNEIAPRVHNSGHWTQNGCTIDQFEQHIRAVVGWPLGDGTRHSNVEMLNLIGDDVDRIADFAKGGSAGIHLYGKADVKAGRKMGHINTITGAA; this is encoded by the coding sequence ATGACAAATGTACTTCCCACAGGAGCGACCATTGGCATTTTGGGCGGCGGACAGCTTGGCCGTATGCTGTCCGTAGCGGCCTCCCGCCTTGGATTTAAAACCTGCATCTTTGAACCCAATGGTGATTGTCCGGCGAGCCATGTGGCGAACTACCATTTCAAGGCGTCATATGACGATGAGGCTGCCCTCAAGTCCTTTGCGGCCGCTGTTGACGTTGTCACCTATGAATTCGAGAACGTGCCTACGTCGGCACTTGATCTCATTGAATCCATCGTCCCTATTCGCCCCAATCGCCGCACCCTCGCGGTGTCGCAAGACCGGATGTCGGAAAAGGCGTTTTTGTCTGAATTGGGCCTGATGGTCGCCCCTTATGGCGCAGTCGAAGACGCCGAAAGCCTCGCTGCGGCGATTGCTCAGGTCGGCACACCTGCCATCTTGAAAACCCGCCGCTTTGGCTATGATGGGAAGGGGCAATCCCGCCTCATGTCCCCAAACGATGCCACACAAGCACTTGCGGATATGGCGGGTGCGGATGCCGTTCTTGAGGGATTTGTGGACTTTAGCCATGAGATTTCCGTAATTGCCGCGCGCGGACAGGCGGGTGACATTTCGTGCTATGATCCTGGTGAGAACGTGCACCTGAACGGGATTTTACACACGACGACTGTTCCGGCCCGCCTGACCCCTGCGCAGCGCACGGATGCGGTTCTTATCGCCGCTAAAATCCTCAACGCACTCGATTATGTTGGCGTCATGGGCGTGGAGTTGTTCGTCACCAAAGAGGGGTTGATCGTCAACGAGATTGCACCGCGCGTGCATAATTCAGGTCACTGGACCCAGAACGGCTGTACCATCGACCAGTTCGAACAACATATTCGCGCCGTTGTCGGCTGGCCTCTTGGGGATGGAACGCGCCACTCGAATGTCGAGATGCTCAATCTGATCGGCGATGACGTGGATCGCATCGCAGACTTTGCAAAAGGCGGCTCTGCTGGCATCCACCTCTACGGAAAAGCCGATGTAAAAGCAGGGCGCAAAATGGGCCATATCAACACGATTACTGGCGCAGCCTGA
- a CDS encoding Hsp20 family protein codes for MTKVTFATHPFLLGFDQLERLVERTAKADTGGYPPYNIEQTTDNAFRITLAVAGFAEEDLAITVEDRQLMVRGRQSDEADARVFLHRGIAARQFQRSFVLADGVDVAGAHMENGLLHVDLTRCEPESVVQTIEIKKG; via the coding sequence ATGACCAAAGTGACCTTTGCCACTCATCCGTTTTTACTGGGATTTGATCAGCTCGAGCGGCTTGTTGAACGCACAGCCAAAGCGGATACAGGGGGCTACCCTCCCTATAATATCGAACAAACAACCGATAATGCGTTTCGTATCACGCTCGCGGTGGCGGGCTTTGCCGAGGAAGATCTTGCGATTACGGTCGAGGACCGTCAACTGATGGTGCGCGGACGCCAAAGTGACGAAGCTGATGCGCGCGTGTTCCTTCATCGCGGCATTGCTGCGCGACAATTTCAACGCTCGTTTGTGCTGGCTGACGGTGTCGATGTTGCCGGTGCGCACATGGAGAACGGCTTGTTGCATGTCGATTTGACGCGGTGCGAGCCAGAAAGCGTTGTCCAAACCATTGAGATCAAAAAGGGGTAA
- the trxB gene encoding thioredoxin-disulfide reductase: protein MAETKHTKVLIIGSGPAGYTAGVYASRAMLSPVLVQGIEPGGQLTTTTEVENWPGESEIQGPELMIKMQDHAKAMGCEIIGDIITNLDTDVRPFVAKGDSGTTYTADAVILATGARAKWLGLPSEDEFKGFGVSACATCDGFFYRNMDIVVIGGGNTAVEEALFLTNFASKVTLIHRRDELRAEAILIDRLLKNPKIVPLWDHELVEVYGDTMPKGVNGVRARHVKTGEITDIPAKGVFVAIGHAPATELVKGKLELHNGGYVTVKPGSTETSIPGVFAAGDLTDHKYRQAVTSAGMGCMAALDAERWLSEQD from the coding sequence ATGGCTGAGACGAAACACACCAAAGTCCTCATCATCGGTTCCGGACCTGCGGGCTACACCGCGGGCGTTTACGCCTCGCGCGCAATGCTATCGCCTGTCCTCGTCCAAGGGATCGAGCCAGGTGGTCAGCTGACCACCACCACCGAGGTGGAAAACTGGCCCGGTGAAAGCGAGATCCAAGGGCCGGAATTGATGATCAAAATGCAAGACCACGCCAAGGCGATGGGCTGTGAGATCATTGGCGACATTATCACTAATCTGGACACCGATGTGCGCCCGTTTGTGGCCAAGGGCGATTCAGGAACGACCTACACGGCTGACGCGGTCATCCTTGCCACGGGCGCACGCGCCAAATGGCTTGGCCTGCCGTCCGAGGACGAGTTCAAAGGGTTCGGCGTCTCCGCCTGTGCCACATGTGACGGATTTTTCTACCGCAACATGGATATTGTCGTCATCGGCGGCGGCAACACTGCTGTCGAAGAAGCGCTATTTTTGACCAACTTTGCCTCCAAGGTGACACTCATTCACCGCCGCGATGAATTGCGCGCCGAGGCTATTTTGATTGATCGTCTGTTGAAGAACCCCAAAATCGTGCCATTGTGGGATCACGAGTTGGTCGAAGTCTACGGCGACACCATGCCAAAAGGCGTCAACGGTGTGCGCGCGCGCCACGTGAAAACCGGTGAGATTACCGACATTCCTGCCAAAGGTGTCTTTGTGGCCATCGGTCACGCCCCTGCCACCGAATTGGTGAAAGGCAAGTTGGAGCTGCACAATGGCGGCTATGTCACGGTCAAACCTGGCTCGACCGAAACATCGATCCCCGGTGTCTTTGCCGCGGGCGATCTGACCGACCACAAATACCGCCAAGCCGTGACATCGGCCGGCATGGGCTGCATGGCCGCCTTGGATGCGGAACGCTGGCTGTCTGAACAAGACTAA
- a CDS encoding rhodanese-like domain-containing protein — MKHTIFGLLTALSVTCAPAAFAQEAAVEAMQEYLMFQDYESGIILPQQITQDVWPSVQFIDTRDAEQFDTATIPTAINIEWREVLDRMDEIPTDKKVILFCNTGSLSAQATFALRVAGMDNVVVMQTGFTGWLETAGYKPQ; from the coding sequence TTGAAGCACACAATTTTTGGTCTTTTGACCGCCCTAAGCGTGACATGCGCGCCCGCCGCCTTTGCACAAGAGGCGGCTGTGGAGGCGATGCAGGAATATTTGATGTTCCAAGACTATGAAAGCGGCATCATATTGCCGCAACAAATTACCCAAGACGTCTGGCCGTCTGTTCAGTTTATCGACACACGCGATGCGGAGCAATTTGACACCGCCACGATACCAACCGCGATTAACATTGAGTGGCGCGAAGTGCTTGACCGCATGGATGAAATCCCGACCGATAAAAAAGTGATTTTGTTTTGCAACACGGGATCTTTGTCCGCTCAGGCCACGTTTGCGCTGCGCGTGGCGGGGATGGACAACGTTGTGGTGATGCAAACAGGGTTTACAGGATGGCTTGAAACAGCGGGTTACAAGCCGCAGTGA
- a CDS encoding Hint domain-containing protein — protein MPQPLARQSAAAQTRHTSPSRQMSFDANRPVSPAWTVRRKPAAARPAHALRRFDVMWLAQNGDVMDDTVAAPALPAFEAAFSAFGRGALIQTPHGLTAVEDLLPGDMIVTADGDTLPIMWVGSVELDHKGRRADGASPEKLYRITGDALGYGHPSHDLMLGAGARYLLRAEALKSYLGTAHALAPISAMADGLSMIEITPISAVRCYHICLPQHRLIRVNGIECETYHPGIAASSQFQGEMREHFMSLFPHLENLGDFGAMSHPRLTPTDLIEIGLL, from the coding sequence ATGCCGCAACCGCTTGCCCGACAGTCTGCCGCCGCGCAGACGCGTCACACATCCCCGTCCCGTCAAATGTCTTTTGACGCAAACCGCCCCGTGTCGCCCGCATGGACGGTTCGCAGAAAACCCGCAGCGGCGCGACCCGCGCACGCGTTGCGCAGGTTTGATGTGATGTGGCTCGCTCAGAACGGCGATGTGATGGACGACACTGTGGCGGCCCCTGCGCTCCCTGCCTTTGAAGCGGCGTTTAGTGCGTTCGGTCGAGGTGCGTTAATTCAAACACCGCATGGGCTAACCGCTGTCGAGGATCTACTCCCCGGCGATATGATCGTGACCGCAGACGGTGATACGCTGCCTATCATGTGGGTTGGCTCTGTCGAGCTTGATCATAAGGGACGGCGTGCCGATGGCGCATCCCCCGAAAAACTGTACCGGATTACTGGCGATGCGCTTGGGTACGGCCATCCGAGTCATGATTTGATGTTGGGCGCGGGTGCGCGGTATTTACTGCGTGCCGAAGCATTGAAATCCTATCTGGGCACCGCGCATGCCCTCGCGCCTATTTCCGCAATGGCAGACGGGCTGTCGATGATTGAGATCACGCCGATTTCGGCGGTGCGTTGCTATCACATTTGCCTGCCACAACACCGATTGATCCGCGTCAACGGTATCGAATGTGAGACGTATCACCCAGGAATTGCCGCCAGCAGCCAATTCCAAGGCGAGATGAGAGAGCATTTCATGTCTTTGTTCCCACATTTGGAGAACCTTGGCGATTTCGGAGCCATGTCTCATCCCCGTCTGACCCCCACGGATTTAATCGAGATCGGGTTGCTCTAA